DNA sequence from the Eulemur rufifrons isolate Redbay chromosome 6, OSU_ERuf_1, whole genome shotgun sequence genome:
CCCTGTGTCCAGTAATTTCAGCAACAGAGACTGAGCTGAGAATAAAGGCAATCATGGAGAAAATAGACCAGCAGATCCCCCCCAGACCTTTCGCCCACGTGAACACCACCACCAGCGCCGCACACAGCACAGCCACCATCCTCAACCCTCGACACACCTACTGCAGGGGAGACCAGCTAGACGTCCTGCTAGAGGCCAGGGACCACTTGGGACGCAGGAAGCAATATGGCGGGGATTTCCTGAGGGCCAGGATGTCCTCTCCAGCCCTGAAGGCAGGAGCTTCAGGAAAGGTGACCGACTTCAACAACGGCACCTACCTTGTCAGCTTCACTCTGTTCTGGGAGGGCCAAGTCTCCCTGTCTGTCCTGCTCATCCACCCCAGCGAAGGGGTGTCGGCTCTCTGGAGGGCAAGGAACCAAGGGTACGACAGGGTAATCTTCACCGGCCAGTTTTCCAGTGGCGCCTCCCAGGTCAACACTGATTGTGCCCTGGTTTTAAACTCAAGTGCTGAACTGTGCCAGTACCTGGATGCTCAAGACCAAGAAGCCTTTTATTGTGTGAGGCCTCAACACATGCCCTGTGCTACACTCACCTACATGCATTCCAAGAACAAGGATGTTTCTTATCTTAGCAAACAAGAAAAGAGCCTCTTTGAAAGGTAAATCATTATTTCTGGAGACTACCAGGGCAAATATAATGATATGTCAATTGACAGGAAAGTCCTATCAGCATATCAACTCTGGCACTCTTTAATAAGAGCCTTTTGGGAAAGGACCTGTGAATTCATTTGGGGACAGTGCCTACTCTctagcagtccccaaactttttggatATTTAATTcttatgaatgaaataaaaatataggcagAATAAAAACTAAACGAGAATGAGAAATACCCAcctgggtatgtgtgtgtgcactaaTATATTCTTTCTGCATCTCAATAAATCATCCGTCACACCTTCTGGGTAACTGTATCCCATGGAATATTaggcaaagaaatggaaatttactaAATGGCCTGAAAGTATGGGCACAGTAATTGGCGTGTCACAAAGAACTGAAGCACTGCATAATCTGCCTTCTTGACTGTTTCCTGATTTGGGGTCACCTGAAGATTAATTTCTGTATTTGTCTCTTTAAGGTCAAATGTGGGTGTAGAGATTATGGAAAACTTCAATGTGATTAGTGTCTCCAAATGTAACAGTAAGTGCTCCTGTGTTTGGTGGATGGTGGTTAGTTCTAAGCCCATTAAAAGGGTTTCCTCTTTCTGCTAGACTTGTTCACTGTTTCAGTCCTCTGAGCAGTCTGATCATCTGGCTTGTTTAAGGTGGGCCAAGAGACCAGTTACTTAGGGGAGGCAATAATTGGAATCACTGGGATATAATAAACCTCTTACAGTAACTGTAACTCTCATCATCAGTCTACTCATCAGGCAATGGATTACCTGCCCATTTTACACAACAACCTTTAAGCATTAAAACCCTCTCCCAATTCTACACCTAGTTCTtacctcctccaccccagccctctcCACGTCACTGCCACTACCAGCCCAAGAATCATCTTTTGGAAGTTTCCAACCTGCCATCTAGGAGTCAGTCAACTCACTACAATTCCCCTTTCCTGGTCTTTGCCACCTTTTAAACAATTTTGAGCATATGAAATAGAACTTCCACACTTATATTTACTAATTTCTCTTCAATTTATTTGACTCTAAGCAACCTAGGAAATTCATATCTAAAATGATTTAAGGCAAGCACTTTTATGTCTCTGTAAGTTCAACATTAAAAGCTTGCTAATCGCTAATCCATACTGAAGTGTAAATATGTACCTAGatgtataaatgttatttttcacccCACATACATAGGTATACTATcccaattaaaatatgaaactacTTCCCTTAGTTGATGAATAATCACTGCCCCAAACCCACCATGGGTTCCTCACCATCCTAGGCACTTAAGCCCCTCAGATTCCCAGACTATTTATAAACCAGTGACTAAGGGGTTAATACCTGGCCCATCTTGGGCCCCCAGTATTTTCTCTGGCTTATAGCCATATACATTCAATTGACCAGTTCCCAGGCCAAACtagttattaatttcttttatattatctgtatttaacttaaagtcacagtttgaTGGTGGCATTTAAGACACTATAACAGAGTGCCAGGGGTAAAGTGGGCTAAAATGATGGGATAATTGAGCTTCCATTACTATGCAAGAATTGATTACTTTCATAGGAAGGCTCACAAATACTTAAATTTTACCCAAAAGACCATTTTTTCTGGGAGGAAGCATGTGCTCTTATAACGAACATTAATGGATATCATTTAGGAAATTCACATCAGAGAAAAAGTTTACTAAAAAATAGCTATTCCACTAAGAGGATACACTAATAAGGCTTTTCTACCACTaccaccacccccatcccctaTTAAGAGAATATTTAGAAAAGACAGAAGGCTCTAATAAATACTGATGGACAATGTGATATTTTAGAAGATCCTATCTTGCTGATTCTTTGGCAGACGAAACAGTGCCAATGAAAGAGAAATGCAAGCCTGGAATGACGTCCACAATCCCCAGTGGGCATGTCTGGAAAAACACATGGAACCCTGCCTCCTGTAGTTTGGCTACAGTCGAAATGAACAAATGCCTGAGAGGAAAATCCATATATCTACTGGGAGATTCCACAGTCCGCCAGTGGATGGAATACTTCAAAACCAGTATCAGGAGTATGCCTCAGTCTAAGCTATTACTCATATCCCtttcagaaaattctttttcatttcaaggGGAGAAAGGAATATGggaaatttgtcttctttttcatatttcttaatcACA
Encoded proteins:
- the LOC138383807 gene encoding NXPE family member 4-like, which translates into the protein MKTRMTNYKPLLVLMFVLASWITFTVFQNATKLWTALNLPISLHQWNLITKASWPEASLCPVISATETELRIKAIMEKIDQQIPPRPFAHVNTTTSAAHSTATILNPRHTYCRGDQLDVLLEARDHLGRRKQYGGDFLRARMSSPALKAGASGKVTDFNNGTYLVSFTLFWEGQVSLSVLLIHPSEGVSALWRARNQGYDRVIFTGQFSSGASQVNTDCALVLNSSAELCQYLDAQDQEAFYCVRPQHMPCATLTYMHSKNKDVSYLSKQEKSLFERSNVGVEIMENFNVISVSKCNNETVPMKEKCKPGMTSTIPSGHVWKNTWNPASCSLATVEMNKCLRGKSIYLLGDSTVRQWMEYFKTSIRTLKSVDLHESGKLPHQLAVDLDRNINIQWQKHGYPLIGSITYSVKEIEYIARAIDRIGGEKNTVIIISLGQHFRPFPIDVFIRRVLNVHKAVQRLLLRSPDTMVVIKEENIREMHNDVERFSDFHGYIQYLAIKDIFQDLNVGLIDAWDITIAYGTNDVHPPEYVVRNEVNVFLNYIC